A window of the Candidatus Nitrosotalea okcheonensis genome harbors these coding sequences:
- a CDS encoding Sjogren's syndrome/scleroderma autoantigen 1 family protein — protein MSNLTKKAVDLLLSGATLVGDPCPYCKGVRVMKNGSALCINCGRQVIEEADDVMTKKEKTGNTSIENLDQKLLDLTVDLAKEKDLGKQKQILETITAIISIKEKLGVR, from the coding sequence ATGTCAAATCTAACAAAGAAAGCAGTTGATCTTTTACTAAGCGGGGCCACACTGGTAGGCGATCCTTGTCCTTACTGCAAGGGTGTACGAGTGATGAAAAATGGCAGTGCACTGTGTATAAACTGTGGCAGGCAAGTAATTGAAGAGGCAGATGATGTCATGACAAAAAAAGAAAAAACTGGAAACACTTCCATTGAAAACTTGGATCAAAAACTATTGGATCTAACGGTAGATCTAGCAAAGGAAAAAGATCTTGGCAAGCAGAAACAAATCTTGGAAACAATTACTGCAATAATTTCAATCAAGGAAAAACTTGGGGTTCGCTAG
- a CDS encoding CPBP family intramembrane glutamic endopeptidase produces the protein MISTLENLNKIIKALLIPYSGLLSVIFGVMILSFPIGLYVMYNSDVGKEINYQYPINGFDVFLGGIGYKIPVSFEMGDAFIIAWTIFLILFTISYFGPKDSLLKTLSNMMSREVKRFQGNAMINMMAWFSILILFSVIIDAVQQSFGVKIELPTSSNDLVRFFQIGISPLTEETGFRILLIGVPLFLMYSHSASWKTLVKSLWRPSKYLSISDYKKPMTLIITIGLLFGVAHIISGTPWSPGKITQATMAGIIIGWVYVRYGIAPAILVHWATNYFLFSYLFFLSDLSQSSAITDSSNPFSDTLEVILVITGVFAIAIKILEYIETRQLETSQSP, from the coding sequence TTGATATCAACTCTAGAAAATTTAAATAAAATCATAAAAGCTCTTCTCATTCCATATTCAGGATTATTATCTGTGATATTTGGAGTAATGATTCTGTCGTTTCCAATCGGACTTTATGTCATGTACAACTCGGACGTTGGAAAAGAGATCAATTACCAATATCCCATCAATGGGTTTGATGTATTTTTGGGAGGGATTGGTTACAAGATTCCAGTCTCTTTTGAGATGGGCGATGCATTCATCATAGCATGGACAATATTTCTCATCTTATTTACAATATCATATTTCGGCCCAAAGGATTCACTTCTCAAAACCCTCTCAAACATGATGTCAAGAGAAGTAAAGCGATTTCAGGGAAACGCCATGATAAACATGATGGCGTGGTTTTCAATCCTGATCCTGTTTTCCGTAATAATTGATGCCGTACAGCAAAGCTTTGGGGTAAAGATAGAACTTCCCACTTCTAGCAATGACTTGGTACGGTTCTTCCAGATTGGCATTTCTCCACTGACAGAAGAGACGGGGTTTAGAATTCTTCTAATTGGTGTACCGTTGTTTTTGATGTATTCACACAGTGCATCGTGGAAGACGCTTGTCAAGTCATTGTGGAGACCGTCAAAGTATCTTTCAATTTCAGATTATAAAAAACCAATGACACTCATCATAACAATTGGGTTGCTTTTTGGCGTAGCTCACATCATTTCAGGTACACCATGGAGTCCAGGAAAAATAACACAGGCTACAATGGCAGGAATAATAATCGGTTGGGTCTATGTAAGATATGGTATTGCACCTGCAATTCTTGTACACTGGGCCACAAACTATTTCTTGTTTTCATACCTGTTCTTCCTCTCAGACCTCAGCCAGAGTTCGGCAATAACTGATTCATCAAATCCATTTTCAGACACTCTAGAGGTCATACTTGTTATCACGGGAGTATTTGCAATAGCAATCAAGATCTTAGAATACATAGAAACAAGACAGCTTGAAACAAGCCAGAGTCCATAA
- a CDS encoding preprotein translocase subunit Sec61beta — MSSKKSAPLPASSAGLLRFFEDETKGYKLKPEVVVAIPASLIGISWILKFFFSP, encoded by the coding sequence ATGAGCAGCAAAAAATCTGCACCACTGCCGGCATCAAGCGCAGGACTGCTAAGATTCTTCGAGGATGAGACTAAGGGATACAAGTTAAAACCAGAGGTGGTAGTAGCAATACCGGCATCTTTGATTGGAATTTCGTGGATTCTAAAGTTCTTCTTCTCGCCATGA
- a CDS encoding DUF2070 family protein: protein MDSKVLLLAMTESSNDVSRIHKRYTLTTFTPTSHYVSLAISIAVVCVIAAVSYIDYFKSTDNLFIALPIAVTVLVITQFIDPKILKTEYSKSIHMSAFGNLLWLVTILCGILAAYVFSKPSVLPVYITEGMLLYASFRIAIFTSVLGTKLTTAWIICLLQPLAVFLAFVPTHLWVPMLSDPKAIEYGIVFCVLGSIWTLLSDRIAGSGKLSSTHAFLQAYLAAWTNDDPVPMESLMEKRSEQSKVSTFQILFKTSDKNCRLVIPDLHPGPFHPIGGSNIPYLIYKNLDSSAMVMHSISDHALNLPSKSQVDLYITSLHQNSKIREGSMCTKPVTVQVNKARTTGLLFDKTAVLILSLSPYGMEDIPYHIKSDLEQYGMNRGYERVLIVDSHNAMGKEIEKLDADDLLTAAKSTLDTLITKETLPLEVGYANSENLHFQADDLGPGKVAMMCFKIGGENFFLAWADANNMLNGLREEIANHFSKNGYNFLEICTSDTHYKARTAKNKHGYFEFGSLSKAPDVISWFSDLAKKADHAARPTSYELLKSETQVKVMGGNQLELYSKSLDNAMRITQAFLLITTGFFIYTML from the coding sequence GTGGATTCTAAAGTTCTTCTTCTCGCCATGACGGAAAGTTCGAACGACGTATCCCGTATTCACAAGCGGTATACGCTAACAACATTTACTCCTACATCACACTATGTATCCCTTGCAATATCTATTGCAGTTGTATGTGTGATAGCTGCAGTATCTTACATTGATTATTTCAAGTCAACTGATAACCTGTTTATTGCACTTCCAATTGCTGTTACAGTGCTTGTAATAACCCAGTTTATTGACCCAAAAATCCTCAAGACGGAATATTCCAAATCAATCCACATGTCTGCATTTGGAAATCTGTTATGGCTTGTGACAATTCTTTGTGGCATTCTTGCTGCCTATGTATTTTCAAAACCATCGGTTTTGCCAGTCTACATAACAGAAGGAATGCTATTGTACGCAAGTTTTCGTATTGCTATATTTACATCTGTACTTGGAACCAAGCTCACTACTGCGTGGATAATTTGCCTTCTCCAACCACTTGCAGTTTTTCTTGCATTTGTGCCAACTCATCTATGGGTCCCAATGCTATCTGACCCAAAAGCAATTGAATATGGCATTGTCTTTTGTGTGCTTGGTAGCATCTGGACCTTACTGAGTGACAGAATTGCAGGAAGCGGAAAGTTATCCAGCACTCATGCATTTTTGCAAGCATATCTTGCTGCATGGACAAACGATGACCCTGTTCCAATGGAATCCCTAATGGAAAAGCGCTCAGAACAATCAAAGGTATCAACATTTCAAATTTTATTCAAAACATCTGACAAAAACTGCAGGCTTGTAATCCCTGACTTGCATCCAGGACCATTTCATCCAATAGGTGGAAGTAACATTCCATATCTTATCTACAAAAATCTTGACTCGTCTGCAATGGTAATGCATAGCATCTCTGACCATGCTCTTAACCTGCCATCAAAATCTCAAGTTGACCTGTATATTACCAGCCTTCACCAAAACTCAAAGATTAGGGAAGGGTCAATGTGCACAAAACCTGTAACAGTCCAGGTAAATAAAGCACGAACAACCGGACTTTTGTTTGACAAGACGGCAGTGTTGATACTTTCATTATCGCCATATGGAATGGAAGACATTCCGTATCATATCAAGTCTGATTTGGAGCAGTACGGCATGAATCGTGGATATGAACGGGTGTTGATTGTTGACAGTCACAATGCCATGGGAAAAGAGATCGAGAAACTTGATGCAGATGATCTTCTAACTGCTGCAAAATCAACACTTGATACATTGATTACAAAAGAGACACTTCCACTAGAGGTAGGGTATGCAAATTCTGAAAATCTGCATTTCCAGGCAGATGATCTTGGACCTGGAAAAGTTGCAATGATGTGCTTTAAGATTGGAGGGGAGAATTTCTTTCTTGCGTGGGCTGATGCAAATAACATGCTAAATGGGTTGCGTGAAGAGATTGCAAACCATTTTTCAAAGAATGGCTACAACTTTCTTGAGATATGTACTTCTGATACACATTACAAGGCGCGAACAGCAAAGAACAAGCATGGATATTTTGAGTTTGGCAGCCTCTCAAAGGCACCTGATGTGATATCATGGTTTTCTGATCTTGCCAAAAAGGCAGATCATGCTGCAAGGCCTACATCATACGAGTTACTAAAAAGCGAAACTCAGGTCAAAGTCATGGGGGGAAATCAACTTGAACTTTATTCGAAATCGCTTGACAATGCAATGAGAATCACACAGGCGTTTCTCTTGATAACTACTGGGTTTTTCATCTATACTATGCTCTAG
- the yciH gene encoding stress response translation initiation inhibitor YciH: protein MAVICNTCGLPNDLCACGELEKDQTQIVVRIEERRFKKKGTMIEGVNPKMNDLGKVVKELKARYACGGTVKEGYIFLQGDHRDTIKATLVKLGFPEASIEVH from the coding sequence ATGGCGGTAATCTGCAACACTTGCGGACTTCCTAATGATTTATGCGCCTGTGGCGAACTAGAAAAAGATCAAACACAAATTGTCGTTAGAATTGAAGAAAGACGTTTCAAAAAGAAAGGAACGATGATTGAAGGAGTGAATCCAAAGATGAATGATTTAGGAAAAGTTGTGAAAGAGTTGAAGGCTCGTTATGCTTGCGGTGGCACTGTAAAAGAAGGTTACATATTTCTCCAAGGAGATCATAGAGATACTATCAAGGCAACGCTTGTTAAGCTTGGATTTCCAGAAGCAAGTATCGAAGTCCATTGA